One stretch of Rhinatrema bivittatum chromosome 8, aRhiBiv1.1, whole genome shotgun sequence DNA includes these proteins:
- the LOC115098108 gene encoding cytokine receptor-like factor 1 isoform X2: MISAVVWGLSFLTLGSWAAPVVVAPQDPTLVIGSSLTATCSVSPELTLRAEDLYWTLNGRRLPRECTRVLNSTTLSVTLTNLNGSKQQSGDNLVCHSRDGRILAGSCLYIGSAPEKPINISCWSRNTKDLTCTWTPGSEGETYLHTNYTLKYKLRWYGRDNTCLEYHSMGPYSCHISKDLALFTPYEIWVEASNRLGSTISDTITLDILDVVTTDPPSDVHVTRVGDLEDQLIVRWSSPPALKDFLFQAKYQIRYRVEDSSEWKVVDDGNQTSCRLAGLKPGTIYFVQVRCNPFGIYGSKKAGIWSNWSNPTAASTPRSERVTGVCDPKSGEQNSTLRRELKQFFGWVKKHAYGCSNLSIKLYDQWRVWLQKSHKARNQVGSPRL, translated from the exons ATGATCTCTGCCGTGGTCTGGGGGCTCTCTTTTCTTACTCTGGGATCCTGGGCAG CACCTGTGGTGGTGGCTCCACAGGATCCCACCCTAGTGATAGGATCTTCCCTGACTGCCACCTGCTCAGTGAGTCCGGAGCTAACCCTGAGAGCAGAGGACCTGTACTGGACCCTAAATGGCAGGCGACTTCCCAGAGAGTGTACCAGGGTCCTGAACagcaccaccctctccgtgacaCTCACCAACCTGAACGGATCCAAGCAGCAGTCGGGAGATAACCTGGTTTGCCATAGCAGAGATGGGCGCATACTGGCTGGCTCCTGCCTATATATTGGAT cGGCCCCGGAGAAACCCATCAACATAAGCTGCTGGTCCAGAAACACAAAGGACCTCACCTGTACGTGGACCCCTGGGAGCGAGGGAGAAACGTACCTGCACACCAACTACACCCTGAAATATAAACTCAG GTGGTATGGCCGGGATAACACGTGTCTGGAGTACCACTCTATGGGGCCTTACTCCTGTCACATCTCCAAAGATTTGGCGCTCTTCACGCCTTATGAAATCTGGGTGGAGGCTTCGAATCGGCTGGGATCCACCATTTCTGACACCATCACCCTAGACATTCTAGATGTGG TAACCACTGATCCTCCATCAGACGTCCATGTCACTCGTGTTGGGGACCTGGAGGACCAGCTGATCGTGCGCTGGAGCTCACCACCAGCCCTCAAGGATTTCCTCTTCCAAGCCAAGTATCAGATCCGCTATAGAGTGGAGGACAGCTCCGAGTGGAAG GTTGTTGATGACGGGAACCAGACATCCTGCCGCCTGGCTGGGCTGAAGCCCGGCACCATCTACTTTGTCCAGGTCAGGTGTAATCCATTCGGGATCTATGGTTCGAAGAAAGCTGGGATCTGGAGTAACTGGAGTAATCCTACcgctgcctccactcctcgaagtg AGCGGGTGACCGGGGTGTGTGACCCGAAGAGCGGAGAGCAGAACTCCACCCTGCGGCGGGAGCTGAAGCAGTTCTTTGGCTGGGTGAAGAAACATGCCTACGGCTGCTCCAACCTCAGCATCAAGCTCTATGACCAGTGGCGGGTGTGGCTTCAGAAATCCCACAAGGCACGGAACCAGGTAG GTTCTCCCAGGTTATAA
- the LOC115098108 gene encoding cytokine receptor-like factor 1 isoform X1 — protein sequence MISAVVWGLSFLTLGSWAAPVVVAPQDPTLVIGSSLTATCSVSPELTLRAEDLYWTLNGRRLPRECTRVLNSTTLSVTLTNLNGSKQQSGDNLVCHSRDGRILAGSCLYIGSAPEKPINISCWSRNTKDLTCTWTPGSEGETYLHTNYTLKYKLRWYGRDNTCLEYHSMGPYSCHISKDLALFTPYEIWVEASNRLGSTISDTITLDILDVVTTDPPSDVHVTRVGDLEDQLIVRWSSPPALKDFLFQAKYQIRYRVEDSSEWKVVDDGNQTSCRLAGLKPGTIYFVQVRCNPFGIYGSKKAGIWSNWSNPTAASTPRSERVTGVCDPKSGEQNSTLRRELKQFFGWVKKHAYGCSNLSIKLYDQWRVWLQKSHKARNQVLPGYKS from the exons ATGATCTCTGCCGTGGTCTGGGGGCTCTCTTTTCTTACTCTGGGATCCTGGGCAG CACCTGTGGTGGTGGCTCCACAGGATCCCACCCTAGTGATAGGATCTTCCCTGACTGCCACCTGCTCAGTGAGTCCGGAGCTAACCCTGAGAGCAGAGGACCTGTACTGGACCCTAAATGGCAGGCGACTTCCCAGAGAGTGTACCAGGGTCCTGAACagcaccaccctctccgtgacaCTCACCAACCTGAACGGATCCAAGCAGCAGTCGGGAGATAACCTGGTTTGCCATAGCAGAGATGGGCGCATACTGGCTGGCTCCTGCCTATATATTGGAT cGGCCCCGGAGAAACCCATCAACATAAGCTGCTGGTCCAGAAACACAAAGGACCTCACCTGTACGTGGACCCCTGGGAGCGAGGGAGAAACGTACCTGCACACCAACTACACCCTGAAATATAAACTCAG GTGGTATGGCCGGGATAACACGTGTCTGGAGTACCACTCTATGGGGCCTTACTCCTGTCACATCTCCAAAGATTTGGCGCTCTTCACGCCTTATGAAATCTGGGTGGAGGCTTCGAATCGGCTGGGATCCACCATTTCTGACACCATCACCCTAGACATTCTAGATGTGG TAACCACTGATCCTCCATCAGACGTCCATGTCACTCGTGTTGGGGACCTGGAGGACCAGCTGATCGTGCGCTGGAGCTCACCACCAGCCCTCAAGGATTTCCTCTTCCAAGCCAAGTATCAGATCCGCTATAGAGTGGAGGACAGCTCCGAGTGGAAG GTTGTTGATGACGGGAACCAGACATCCTGCCGCCTGGCTGGGCTGAAGCCCGGCACCATCTACTTTGTCCAGGTCAGGTGTAATCCATTCGGGATCTATGGTTCGAAGAAAGCTGGGATCTGGAGTAACTGGAGTAATCCTACcgctgcctccactcctcgaagtg AGCGGGTGACCGGGGTGTGTGACCCGAAGAGCGGAGAGCAGAACTCCACCCTGCGGCGGGAGCTGAAGCAGTTCTTTGGCTGGGTGAAGAAACATGCCTACGGCTGCTCCAACCTCAGCATCAAGCTCTATGACCAGTGGCGGGTGTGGCTTCAGAAATCCCACAAGGCACGGAACCAG GTTCTCCCAGGTTATAAATCATAG